A section of the Triticum dicoccoides isolate Atlit2015 ecotype Zavitan chromosome 7A, WEW_v2.0, whole genome shotgun sequence genome encodes:
- the LOC119331306 gene encoding syntaxin-43-like isoform X1 translates to MATRNRTPLFRKYRDALRHVRAPAGAPSASSSSSSPGGGPAVVEMASLLRPDRNYAPLSTDDPSASSSRGAATVGLPPAWVDVSEEISANMQRAKTKMAELAKAHAKALMPSFGDGRDDQRAIEILTHEITDLLKRSEKKLQKLSMKDSSEDSNVRKNVQRSLATDLQTLSMEFRKKQSTYLKQLRQQKEGQDGVDLEMNMNGSKSTFELEDDEFEDVGFTEVQMSKLKKSEAFTREREREIEQVAQSVNELAQIMKDLSVLVIDQGTIVDRIDYNVQNVAASVEEGYKQLQKAERTQKKGGMVMCATVLVILIFILIILLVLKKILF, encoded by the exons ATGGCCACGCGGAACCGGACGCCGCTCTTCCGCAAGTACCGCGACGCGCTGCGCCACGTCCGCGCGCCGGCCGGGGcgccctccgcctcctcctcctcctcctcccccggcgGCGGGCCGGCGGTGGTCGAGATGGCCTCGCTGCTCCGCCCCGACCGCAACTACGCGCCCCTCAGCACCGACGACCCCTCCGCCTCCTCCAG TAGAGGTGCGGCGACGGTTGGGCTGCCACCAGCCTGGGTGGATGTTTCCGAAGAGATATCTGCGAACATGCAGCGGGCAAAGACGAAGATGGCCGAGCTGGCTAAGGCGCACGCCAAGGCCTTGATGCCGTCCTTCGGCGATGGCAGAGATGATCAGCGAGCAATTGAGATTCTCACGCACGAGATAACAGACCTGCTGAAGAGGTCAGAAAAGAAGCTGCAGAAGCTGTCCATGAAAGACTCCTCAGAAGATTCGAATGTCAGAAAGAATGTCCAG CGTTCCCTTGCTACAGACCTGCAAACTCTTTCGATGGAGTTCAGGAAAAAGCAGTCAACTTATTTGAAGCAGCTTCGCCAACAGAAAGAG GGGCAAGATGGTGTTGATTTAGAAATGAATATGAATGGGTCTAAGTCGACATTTGAACTTGAAGATGATGAATTTGAGGATGTG GGTTTCACTGAGGTTCAGATGTCAAAACTTAAGAAAAGCGAAGCATTCACTAGAGAAAGGGAGAGAGAAATCGAACAG GTTGCCCAATCAGTCAATGAGCTTGCACAGATCATGAAGGATCTTTCAGTTCTTGTGATTGATCAG GGAACAATTGTTGATCGGATAGACTACAATGTACAGAATGTTGCGGCCTCAGTCGAAGAGGGCTATAAACAGTTGCAAAAG GCTGAGAGGACGCAGAAGAAAGGGGGCATGGTGATGTGTGCCACTGTCCTCGTCATTCTTATCTTCATCCTGATAATCCTCCTGGTTTTGAAGAAGATCCTTTTCTGA
- the LOC119328225 gene encoding cyclin-dependent kinase F-4-like, with product MERYNIITEVGDGTFGSVWRAINKESGEVVAIKKMKKKYFSWEECINLREVKSLRRMNHPNIVKLKEVIRENDMLFFVFEYMECNLYQLMKSKGKPFSETEIRNWCFQVFQALSHMHQRGYFHRDLKPENLLVTKELIKVADFGLAREIISEPPYTEYVSTRWYRAPEVLLQASVYSSAVDMWAMGAIIAELFSHRPLFPGSSEADEIYKICSILGTPNQHTWAAGLQLAASIHFQFPQSGSISLSEVVPTASEDALNLISWLCSWDPRKRPTAVEVLQHPFFQPCFYIPPSLRFRSTGYATTPPSVGARGAMDQKNARRYPVGTLTNGRPAVNNSYLGTNNVPARAAGVQRKLELDHQQVKPEGNHKLTKENAMNQPWSRLPPAPVRNNGNYLAAKEQIPRGGVPDIAEKLSQLSMASTTNRAPIMSSDRFADLKGTTRAHQPEPVRRPVPLGPRDTWHARNDPFRRTYGMPGERALLQRKLVS from the exons ATGGAGAG GTATAACATTATTACGGAAGTGGGTGACGGTACGTTTGGTAGTGTTTGgcgtgcaatcaataaggaaagtgGTGAAGTG GTTGCAATCAAGAAAATGAAGAAAAAATATTTTTCTTGGGAGGAGTGCATCAATCTCCGTGAAGTGAAG TCCCTCCGAAGGATGAACCATCCAAACATTGTGAAGCTCAAGGAGGTCATAAGAGAGAATGACATGCTGTTCTTTGTTTTTGAATACATG GAATGCAATCTATATCAGCTGATGAAGAGCAAGGGAAAGCCTTTTTCTGAGACTGAAATCCGGAACTGGTGCTTTCAAGTATTTCAAGCTCTTAGTCACATGCATCAACGTGGATACTTTCATCGGGACCTTAAGCCTG AAAATCTGCTAGTTACAAAGGAACTCATCAAGGTAGCTGATTTTGGGCTTGCTCGTGAGATTATTTCTGAACCACCATACACAGAATATGTGTCAACTCGCTG GTATCGTGCCCCAGAGGTTCTACTTCAAGCTTCTGTTTACAGCTCAGCAGTTG ACATGTGGGCTATGGGCGCCATTATTGCCGAGCTTTTTTCACACCGACCTCTTTTCCCTGGCTCAAG TGAAGCGGACGAGATATACAAAATCTGTAGCATTCTTGGCACACCAAATCAGCATACTTGGGCTGCAGGACTGCAGCTGGCAGCATCTATCCATTTTCAGTTTCCTCAG TCTGGAAGCATAAGTCTTTCAGAAGTGGTTCCCACAGCAAGTGAAGATGCGCTGAACCTTATTTCG TGGCTTTGCTCATGGGACCCCCGTAAAAGGCCAACCGCAGTGGAGGTTTTGCAGCATCCCTTCTTTCAG CCATGCTTCTATATCCCCCCTTCACTTCGTTTCAGATCGACCGGATATGCAACAACACCACCATCAG TTGGGGCTAGAGGGGCTATGGACCAGAAGAATGCTAGGAGATACCCTGTGGGGACTTTAACCAACGGGAGACCGGCAGTCAATAACTCGTACCTGGGCACTAATAACGTCCCAGCAAGAGCAGCTGGCGTGCAAAGGAAGCTAGAGCTGGATCATCAGCAGGTGAAACCAGAGGGCAACCATAAGCTGACGAAGGAGAACGCAATGAACCAGCCTTGGTCCCGACTACCACCAGCACCAGTGAGGAACAACG GGAACTACCTCGCTGCAAAGGAGCAGATCCCTCGCGGCGGCGTGCCTGACATAGCCGAGAAGCTGTCCCAGCTGTCGATGGCCTCCACCACCAACCGGGCGCCGATCATGTCTTCGGACAGGTTTGCTGACCTGAAGGGCACTACCAGAGCCCACCAACCGGAGCCCGTGAGGCGGCCCGTGCCTCTGGGACCCAGGGACACGTGGCACGCCCGGAACGACCCCTTCCGGCGCACCTACGGGATGCCCGGCGAGAGGGCTCTCCTCCAGAGGAAGCTCGTCAGCTGA
- the LOC119330645 gene encoding growth-regulating factor 5-like: MLSSSAAMGMGLGGYGQQQQQQQMQMQMQRGAGPVFTPAQWAELEQQALIYKYLMAGVPVPPDLLLPIRPHPAGAGATFSFANPAASPFYHHHHPSMSYYAYYGKKLDPEPWRCRRTDGKKWRCSKEAHPDSKYCERHMHRGRNRSRKPVESKSASPAHQSQQPPLSAVTSATRDAEPLPSLPAGAKTHGLSLGGAGSSQMHVDASSYGNKYSLGAKSDVGELSFFSGASGNNNRGFTIDSPTDSSWHSMGSSLPPYQLSKPRDSGLMQGGFSYSHFEPSQELGQVTIASLSHSQEQDRRSFGGGGGGGGGGAGLMGNVKQENQPLRPFFDEWPGRRDSWSEMDDERSNGTSFSTTQLSISIPMPRCD, translated from the exons ATgctgagctcgtcggcggcgatgggGATGGGGCTGGGCGGgtacggccagcagcagcagcagcagcagatgcaGATGCAGATGCAGCGGGGGGCGGGGCCGGTGTTCACGCCGGCGCAGTGGGCCGAGCTGGAGCAGCAGGCGCTGATTTACAAGTACCTCATGGCGGGCGTGCCCGTGCCGCCCGATCTCCTGCTCCCCATCCGCCCCCACCCCGCCGGCGCCGGAGCCACCTTCTCCTTCGCCAACCCCGCCGCCTCGCCcttctaccaccaccaccacccctcca tGAGTTACTACGCCTACTATGGCAAGAAGCTCGACCCGGAGCCGTGGCGGTGCCGCCGCACCGACGGCAAGAAGTGGAGGTGCTCCAAGGAGGCGCACCCCGACTCCAAGTACTGCGAGCGCCACATGCACCGTGGCCGCAACCGTTCAAGAAAGCCTGTGGAATCCAAGTCTGCTTCCCCTGCGCACCAGTCGCAGCAGCCCCCGTTGTCCGCCGTCACGTCCGCCACCCGCGACGCCGAGCCTCTCCCCTCCCTCCCGGCGGGGGCTAAGACCCATGGCCTGTCCCTCGGCGGGGCTGGCTCGTCGCAGATGCACGTCGACGCCTCGTCATACGGCAACAA ATACTCCCTTGGAGCTAAATCTGACGTGGGTGAACTGAGCTTCTTCTCTGGAGCATCAGGAAACAACAACAGGGGCTTCACCATCGATTCCCCAACGGACAGCTCGTGGCACTCAATGGGATCCAGCCTGCCCCCGTACCAACTGTCGAAACCTAGAGATTCCGGCCTCATGCAAGGCGGCTTCTCGTATTCCCACTTTGAGCCGTCGCAGGAGCTTGGGCAGGTAACCATCGCCTCGCTGTCCCACTCCCAGGAGCAGGACCGCCGCTccttcggtggcggtggtggtggtggaggtggaggggCAGGGCTCATGGGAAATGTTAAGCAGGAGAACCAGCCGCTGAGGCCCTTCTTCGACGAGTGGCCGGGGAGGCGGGACTCGTGGTCGGAGATGGACGACGAGCGCTCCAACGGCACCTCCTTCTCGACGACCCAGCTCTCGATCTCCATCCCAATGCCTCGAT GTGATTGA
- the LOC119331306 gene encoding syntaxin-43-like isoform X2 — MATRNRTPLFRKYRDALRHVRAPAGAPSASSSSSSPGGGPAVVEMASLLRPDRNYAPLSTDDPSASSRGAATVGLPPAWVDVSEEISANMQRAKTKMAELAKAHAKALMPSFGDGRDDQRAIEILTHEITDLLKRSEKKLQKLSMKDSSEDSNVRKNVQRSLATDLQTLSMEFRKKQSTYLKQLRQQKEGQDGVDLEMNMNGSKSTFELEDDEFEDVGFTEVQMSKLKKSEAFTREREREIEQVAQSVNELAQIMKDLSVLVIDQGTIVDRIDYNVQNVAASVEEGYKQLQKAERTQKKGGMVMCATVLVILIFILIILLVLKKILF; from the exons ATGGCCACGCGGAACCGGACGCCGCTCTTCCGCAAGTACCGCGACGCGCTGCGCCACGTCCGCGCGCCGGCCGGGGcgccctccgcctcctcctcctcctcctcccccggcgGCGGGCCGGCGGTGGTCGAGATGGCCTCGCTGCTCCGCCCCGACCGCAACTACGCGCCCCTCAGCACCGACGACCCCTCCGCCTCCTCCAG AGGTGCGGCGACGGTTGGGCTGCCACCAGCCTGGGTGGATGTTTCCGAAGAGATATCTGCGAACATGCAGCGGGCAAAGACGAAGATGGCCGAGCTGGCTAAGGCGCACGCCAAGGCCTTGATGCCGTCCTTCGGCGATGGCAGAGATGATCAGCGAGCAATTGAGATTCTCACGCACGAGATAACAGACCTGCTGAAGAGGTCAGAAAAGAAGCTGCAGAAGCTGTCCATGAAAGACTCCTCAGAAGATTCGAATGTCAGAAAGAATGTCCAG CGTTCCCTTGCTACAGACCTGCAAACTCTTTCGATGGAGTTCAGGAAAAAGCAGTCAACTTATTTGAAGCAGCTTCGCCAACAGAAAGAG GGGCAAGATGGTGTTGATTTAGAAATGAATATGAATGGGTCTAAGTCGACATTTGAACTTGAAGATGATGAATTTGAGGATGTG GGTTTCACTGAGGTTCAGATGTCAAAACTTAAGAAAAGCGAAGCATTCACTAGAGAAAGGGAGAGAGAAATCGAACAG GTTGCCCAATCAGTCAATGAGCTTGCACAGATCATGAAGGATCTTTCAGTTCTTGTGATTGATCAG GGAACAATTGTTGATCGGATAGACTACAATGTACAGAATGTTGCGGCCTCAGTCGAAGAGGGCTATAAACAGTTGCAAAAG GCTGAGAGGACGCAGAAGAAAGGGGGCATGGTGATGTGTGCCACTGTCCTCGTCATTCTTATCTTCATCCTGATAATCCTCCTGGTTTTGAAGAAGATCCTTTTCTGA